A genome region from Amblyraja radiata isolate CabotCenter1 chromosome 32, sAmbRad1.1.pri, whole genome shotgun sequence includes the following:
- the dolk gene encoding dolichol kinase: MLKNPVFVESFIVFIIVLSVHAVIWNRFSWCTLALAVQAYYVQHKWDRLLKSGNAVFQYRPAFSSGLLPASVVLPLLGIVLKERWEMIGNVHFERFCIVCSAAGMVIALFVSLLVLGLTKPIPTNTSIVYGFAACAITYTFKHSLSVSEVIEILEVLLIFVYLSLIVLYIMPRSFTPGEVMLFLSGLSIVTNQLIKRSLTFGDSRCDPLASFLLVAVVGTALLGLIFTILYCFMDSETWVSSLIFHVMVIIFGLGIMAPWFYRLTRNDLFVWFLKFLISTRTRIYLLSCWFTLAIVATVIVFHQNLKQSSTSKDYKASTVVRKIFHAILVATYVPGLIFDRQLLYIAAVFCFAAFVVLEYIRHFRIKPFGMTLRSMLTLFLDGRDSGPLILTHIYLLLGLTLPVWLFPGVFVPKSSFPGEIALAPYAGVLAVGIGDAMASVFGSTMGEVKWPGTKKTFEGTATSVFAQIIAVALILIFDKTVSLNGSYTWIVGSITIVSLLEAYTDQIDNLFLPLYLFIMLMV, translated from the coding sequence ATGTTGAAAAATCCAGTCTTTGTGGAGTCATTCATTGTTTTCATCATTGTGCTGTCTGTCCACGCTGTAATCTGGAACAGATTTTCCTGGTGTACCCTCGCTTTAGCCGTTCAGGCTTATTATGTCCAGCACAAATGGGACCGGCTCCTGAAATCTGGCAATGCAGTCTTTCAGTATCGACCAGCTTTTAGCAGTGGGCTTCTGCCTGCCAGCGTTGTTTTGCCTCTTTTAGGAATCGTGTTAAAGGAGAGATGGGAAATGATTGGAAATGTGCACTTTGAGCGGTTTTGTATTGTGTGTTCTGCCGCAGGAATGGTCATTGCTCTATTTGTCTCATTACTGGTTTTAGGGCTCACAAAACCGATTCCAACGAATACCAGCATTGTCTATGGTTTTGCAGCCTGTGCCATAACATACACCTTTAAACACTCTCTCTCTGTGTCAGAAGTAATTGAGATTCTGGAGGTGTTATTGATctttgtctatctctctctcattgTCCTTTACATCATGCCCAGAAGCTTCACCCcaggagaagtgatgttgttctTATCAGGGTTAAGCATAGTGACTAACCAGCTCATCAAACGCTCCTTGACCTTTGGAGATAGCAGATGTGATCCTCTTGCATCATTTCTATTGGTGGCTGTGGTTGGCACGGCACTCCTGGGACTGATTTTTACTATTTTGTACTGTTTCATGGACTCAGAGACGTGGGTTTCCTCACTGATCTTCCACGTAATGGTGATTATTTTTGGTTTGGGAATTATGGCACCATGGTTCTACCGACTGACCAGGAATGATCTTTTTGTTTGGTTTCTCAAGTTCCTCATCAGTACAAGAACCAGGATCTACCTACTCAGCTGCTGGTTCACCCTGGCAATTGTTGCTACAGTCATTGTTTTTCACCAGAACCTTAAGCAATCATCTACATCCAAAGATTACAAAGCTTCCACTGTTGTAAGGAAAATCTTTCATGCCATTTTAGTGGCAACCTACGTCCCAGGCCTCATCTTTGAtcgtcagttgctctacatcgctgctgtgttttgttttgctgcaTTTGTGGTGTTGGAATACATAAGGCATTTTAGGATCAAACCATTTGGCATGACATTGAGATCAATGCTGACCCTGTTCCTTGATGGCCGTGATAGCGGGCCCTTGATCCTAACACATATTTACCTGCTGCTGGGGTTAACCCTGCCTGTTTGGCTGTTTCCTGGAGTTTTTGTTCCCAAAAGTTCTTTTCCTGGGGAGATAGCTTTGGCTCCGTATGCTGGAGTCCTGGCTGTTGGGATTGGTGATGCCATGGCTTCTGTTTTTGGAAGCACAATGGGGGAGGTTAAATGGCCTGGAACAAAGAAAACCTTTGAAGGAACAGCGACCTCTGTGTTTGCCCAGATCATTGCTGTTGCTTTGATTCTGATCTTTGATAAAACAGTGAGTCTGAATGGCAGCTACACCTGGATTGTGGGATCCATTACTATCGTCTCTCTTCTGGAAGCATACACTGATCAAATAGACAATCTTTTTTTGCCTTTGTATCTTTTCATTATGCTGATGGTGTGA